One window of the Chryseobacterium sp. CY350 genome contains the following:
- a CDS encoding twin-arginine translocase TatA/TatE family subunit, with the protein MYTLTILSLSWQHILIVAIILLLLFGGKKIPELMRGMGSGIKEFKDAVKEEDKPVTKTENPSSSTTNNTSN; encoded by the coding sequence ATGTACACACTTACAATACTGTCATTATCTTGGCAACACATTTTGATCGTAGCGATCATTCTTTTATTACTTTTTGGAGGAAAAAAAATTCCGGAATTAATGAGAGGAATGGGATCTGGAATTAAAGAATTTAAAGATGCTGTAAAAGAAGAAGACAAGCCGGTTACCAAAACTGAAAATCCGTCTTCATCAACTACCAACAATACCAGCAACTAA
- a CDS encoding sugar phosphate nucleotidyltransferase, with product MKIIVPMAGRGSRLRPHTLTVPKPLIPIAGKPIVQRLVEDIAKVAGEEIEEVAFIIGDFGDEVEKSLLLIAERLGAKGSIYHQEEALGTAHAIKCAEQSMTGNVVVAFADTLFRADFTLDTNSDGVIWVKKVEDPSAFGVVKLDDYGFITDFVEKPETFVSDLAIIGIYYFNSGEKLMEEINYIMDNDIKVGTEYQLTTALENLRQKGAKFSLGKVDDWMDCGNKNATVETNSKILAYETEEMSHFTSTSTIENSLIIPPCFIGENVKIKNSKIGPGVSIGNNTVIINSNIENSLIQENTKINHGNLSNSMIGNSAQYFGVAREISLGDYSVLDFLNKE from the coding sequence ATGAAAATTATTGTTCCAATGGCTGGGCGAGGTTCTAGATTACGTCCACATACTTTAACAGTTCCAAAACCTTTGATTCCGATAGCCGGAAAACCGATTGTACAAAGATTGGTAGAAGATATTGCGAAAGTTGCTGGTGAAGAAATTGAAGAAGTTGCTTTTATCATTGGTGATTTTGGTGATGAGGTTGAAAAATCACTACTTCTTATTGCTGAAAGATTAGGCGCAAAAGGAAGCATTTATCATCAGGAAGAAGCTTTGGGAACCGCTCACGCAATTAAATGTGCAGAACAATCGATGACAGGTAACGTGGTTGTAGCTTTTGCAGATACACTATTTAGAGCAGATTTTACTTTAGATACAAATTCTGACGGTGTTATTTGGGTGAAAAAAGTAGAAGATCCTTCAGCTTTTGGTGTTGTAAAATTAGACGATTATGGCTTCATTACAGATTTCGTGGAGAAACCCGAGACGTTCGTTTCAGATCTCGCTATCATAGGGATCTATTATTTCAACTCGGGAGAAAAACTGATGGAAGAGATTAACTATATCATGGATAATGACATTAAAGTCGGTACCGAATATCAGTTAACAACAGCATTGGAAAATCTTCGTCAAAAAGGCGCAAAATTCTCACTTGGTAAAGTAGATGATTGGATGGATTGCGGAAATAAAAACGCAACTGTAGAAACCAACAGTAAAATTCTCGCCTACGAAACAGAAGAAATGTCTCACTTTACATCAACCAGTACTATAGAAAATTCGTTGATCATTCCACCTTGTTTTATTGGTGAAAATGTGAAAATTAAAAATTCTAAGATAGGTCCGGGAGTTTCCATCGGAAACAATACAGTAATCATCAACTCAAATATTGAAAATTCTCTTATCCAGGAAAATACGAAGATCAACCACGGAAATCTTTCTAACTCTATGATCGGAAATTCTGCTCAATATTTTGGCGTTGCGAGAGAAATTTCTCTAGGAGACTATTCTGTATTAGACTTTCTGAACAAGGAGTAA
- a CDS encoding glycoside hydrolase family 3 protein has protein sequence MNKVAFQLLFIILFINSELSAQYRPKNISHSDQKKAQQWVDKTYDALSQDEKLGQLFIVALYTNKDENHINQVRNIVLNDKIGGLILMQDDAAREINLVNEFQQKSKVPLMIGMDAEWGLYQRIATAHKFPWAMTLGAIQDKNLIYQMAAKIAEDCKRMGINWDFAPVVDVNTNPNNPIIGNRSFGSEVSNVTQSALSYSNGLQDNNILAAIKHFPGHGDTNTDSHLDLPVVAHNSERLNAVELAPFKALMDKGIGGVMVAHLYVPSLESGKGIPASISKNIITGLLKEKFGYKGLIITDALNMGAVANKYKPGELDALAFKAGNDIMLFSQGVAEGKKLIQKAIDNGEISQKRVEESVKKILLTKYYLGLNQYTPQNPENVSADINNDSHKKLVQNLYSNALTLIKDEKKLLPLNCKNTCYYVPLEEASYQTFADQLNLNSTVIIKKASEINSIPANSTVIVGFHKDNSTAYKPYKISNESKKVLADLAKNQNVILNVFGSAYALKDIDLSKVSTVLVSYENNDDAMIATANAINGKTKISGRLPVLVSDQLKAGMGITLEVPQFSKSTEFTTSK, from the coding sequence ATGAACAAAGTAGCATTTCAATTACTCTTCATTATACTGTTTATAAATTCAGAACTTTCAGCACAATATCGGCCGAAAAACATTTCTCATTCAGATCAAAAAAAAGCTCAGCAATGGGTTGACAAAACTTATGACGCTCTCTCTCAAGACGAGAAATTGGGACAGCTTTTCATAGTTGCTCTGTATACCAATAAAGATGAAAATCACATTAACCAGGTACGAAACATTGTATTAAACGATAAAATTGGAGGATTAATCCTAATGCAGGACGATGCGGCCAGAGAGATTAATTTAGTCAATGAGTTTCAGCAAAAATCAAAAGTTCCTTTGATGATCGGGATGGATGCCGAATGGGGATTGTATCAGAGAATTGCAACCGCTCACAAGTTTCCGTGGGCGATGACTTTGGGAGCAATTCAGGATAAAAACCTGATCTATCAGATGGCCGCAAAAATTGCCGAAGATTGCAAAAGAATGGGCATCAATTGGGATTTCGCTCCTGTTGTGGACGTTAATACCAATCCTAACAATCCGATTATTGGTAACAGAAGTTTCGGTTCGGAGGTTTCTAATGTAACACAGTCTGCACTTTCCTATTCTAATGGCTTGCAGGACAATAATATTTTAGCTGCGATAAAACATTTCCCCGGACATGGTGATACGAATACCGATTCGCACCTTGATCTTCCGGTAGTTGCGCATAATTCAGAAAGATTAAACGCTGTAGAATTAGCTCCTTTTAAAGCTTTAATGGATAAAGGAATTGGCGGCGTGATGGTAGCACATCTTTATGTACCGAGCTTAGAATCAGGCAAAGGAATCCCTGCCTCGATTTCTAAAAACATCATTACAGGTTTATTGAAAGAGAAATTCGGATATAAAGGTTTGATTATTACCGACGCTCTGAACATGGGAGCTGTTGCCAACAAATATAAACCCGGAGAACTAGACGCGTTGGCTTTCAAAGCAGGAAACGACATCATGCTTTTTTCACAAGGAGTCGCTGAAGGTAAAAAACTGATTCAAAAAGCAATCGACAACGGTGAAATTTCACAAAAAAGAGTAGAAGAAAGCGTAAAGAAAATTTTACTGACAAAATATTATTTAGGATTAAATCAATACACTCCGCAAAATCCTGAAAATGTGAGCGCTGACATCAATAATGATTCTCACAAAAAGCTGGTTCAGAATCTTTATTCAAATGCTTTAACTTTAATTAAAGACGAAAAAAAACTGCTTCCTCTTAACTGCAAAAACACTTGCTATTATGTTCCTTTGGAAGAGGCGTCTTATCAGACTTTCGCAGACCAGTTGAATCTAAACTCAACCGTTATCATTAAAAAAGCTTCGGAAATTAATAGTATTCCAGCAAATTCAACAGTGATTGTAGGTTTTCATAAAGATAACTCGACAGCTTACAAACCTTATAAAATTTCAAATGAATCTAAGAAGGTTTTGGCCGATCTAGCTAAAAATCAAAATGTAATTTTAAATGTTTTTGGAAGCGCTTATGCTTTGAAAGATATTGATTTATCAAAAGTTTCAACAGTTTTGGTATCTTACGAGAACAATGATGATGCAATGATTGCAACAGCAAACGCAATCAACGGAAAAACAAAAATATCAGGGAGGCTTCCTGTATTGGTCAGTGATCAACTGAAAGCGGGAATGGGAATTACTTTAGAAGTTCCACAGTTTTCAAAATCAACAGAATTCACCACATCAAAATAA
- a CDS encoding DUF2851 family protein — protein sequence MNEKLLQYLWNYKIFVNYDFKDLDGNPIEILNFGIWNTDSGPDFLMAKIKINNIILAGNIELHVKSSDWIFHQHSQDPNYDNIILHVVYQNDADLPDLHNKNVPTLELREHIDETIFAKYQNLLKENQFIPCENIFSADKIPVHFYEESLLKKLDEKSSELEKDLESHKNNYEAVLFHSLSYSFGLKVNAHLFKDIAVSIDFGVFNKIRQNKTQTEALLFGISGWLEDPKDDQMKIWRREFDFLKAKFDISDLVIRPKFLRLRPPNFPTIRLSQLADLYFQHQNLFSKIINAKKTEELFTIFKDIKASEYWDTHFNFGKISPVDQPKILSKDFIDLLILNTILPLKYTYHKYQNEEITDEILTFYREIAPEKNSIIDGWKKIGVKTKNALQTQSLNYHFKNYCSAKNCLNCSIGFKILKEPHHV from the coding sequence ATGAACGAAAAATTATTACAATATCTGTGGAACTATAAGATATTTGTGAATTACGATTTTAAAGATCTTGACGGAAACCCAATTGAAATACTAAATTTCGGCATTTGGAATACAGATTCGGGACCCGATTTCCTGATGGCAAAAATTAAAATAAACAATATAATTCTCGCCGGAAATATTGAACTTCATGTAAAATCATCTGACTGGATTTTCCACCAACACTCACAAGATCCAAATTACGACAACATTATTTTACACGTAGTTTATCAGAATGACGCCGATCTTCCAGACCTGCACAATAAAAACGTTCCGACACTCGAATTAAGAGAACATATCGACGAAACTATTTTCGCGAAATATCAAAATTTATTAAAAGAAAATCAGTTTATTCCATGTGAAAACATTTTTAGTGCTGATAAAATTCCGGTTCACTTTTACGAAGAAAGTTTATTGAAAAAACTTGATGAAAAATCTTCAGAGCTAGAAAAAGATCTTGAAAGTCACAAAAATAATTACGAAGCTGTTCTATTTCACAGCCTTTCCTACTCTTTCGGATTGAAGGTGAATGCGCATCTGTTTAAAGATATTGCGGTAAGTATTGATTTTGGTGTTTTTAATAAAATCCGGCAAAATAAAACCCAAACCGAAGCGTTACTGTTTGGAATTTCGGGGTGGCTTGAAGATCCAAAAGATGACCAAATGAAAATCTGGCGACGAGAATTTGATTTTCTAAAAGCTAAATTTGACATCTCCGATCTTGTTATCCGTCCGAAATTTCTCAGATTACGACCGCCTAACTTCCCTACCATTAGACTTTCGCAATTAGCTGATCTGTATTTTCAGCATCAAAATTTATTTTCAAAAATTATCAATGCAAAAAAAACTGAAGAACTATTCACAATTTTTAAAGATATAAAGGCATCAGAATATTGGGACACCCATTTCAATTTTGGGAAAATATCTCCTGTAGATCAGCCTAAAATTTTATCTAAAGACTTCATTGACCTCCTTATACTCAATACAATTCTGCCACTAAAATACACTTATCACAAATATCAAAACGAAGAAATTACAGATGAAATTCTCACATTTTACAGAGAGATTGCTCCGGAAAAAAATTCGATTATCGATGGCTGGAAGAAAATTGGCGTGAAAACAAAAAATGCATTACAAACCCAAAGTTTAAATTATCATTTCAAAAATTACTGTTCAGCAAAAAATTGCTTAAATTGCAGCATCGGATTTAAGATTTTAAAAGAGCCCCATCATGTTTGA
- the bshA gene encoding N-acetyl-alpha-D-glucosaminyl L-malate synthase BshA produces MKIGILCYPTYGGSGIVATELGMSLANKGYEVHFISSALPARLDITNPNIFFHKVNVQTYPLFQYQPYDIALSSMIYRVVNLYKLDLLHAHYAIPYAYAAFTAKQMLKEDNNDIPLVTTLHGTDITLVGQHPSYKHAVEFSINQSDAITSVSESLKKDTLQFFNIKKEIQVITNFIDNTEFEDLNECQRTQFASPDEKILIHVSNLRPVKRVDEVLQIFKSVEKKVKSKLIIIGEGPDMEKVNSFLEENPELISKIRLLGKVNDLYRILRLSDVFLLPSEQESFGLAALEAMAANTPVISSNAGGIPEVNIQGETGFLAEIGNVEAMSNYTIKLLSNEELLAQMKINAKEQAIKFDLTNILPIYEEMYKTTLANFKKDTAKV; encoded by the coding sequence ATGAAAATAGGCATACTTTGCTACCCAACATACGGCGGAAGCGGAATCGTGGCAACAGAACTTGGGATGTCTCTCGCCAATAAAGGTTATGAGGTACATTTTATAAGTTCGGCACTTCCGGCGAGATTAGATATTACGAACCCTAATATTTTCTTTCATAAGGTAAATGTTCAGACTTATCCGCTTTTTCAATATCAACCTTATGATATTGCATTGAGTTCAATGATTTACCGCGTTGTAAATCTTTATAAGTTAGATCTGCTTCATGCTCATTATGCTATTCCTTACGCCTACGCAGCGTTTACGGCAAAGCAAATGTTAAAGGAAGATAATAACGATATTCCTTTGGTGACCACACTTCACGGGACAGATATTACATTGGTCGGCCAACATCCAAGTTACAAACACGCAGTAGAATTTTCTATCAATCAATCGGATGCGATCACGTCTGTTTCTGAAAGTCTGAAAAAAGATACCCTGCAGTTTTTTAATATCAAAAAAGAAATTCAGGTCATCACGAATTTCATTGATAATACAGAATTTGAAGATCTCAACGAATGCCAGCGAACCCAGTTTGCCAGTCCAGATGAGAAAATTCTTATTCACGTATCTAATTTGAGACCGGTAAAACGTGTAGATGAAGTTTTGCAGATTTTCAAAAGCGTTGAGAAAAAAGTTAAATCTAAACTGATTATTATTGGTGAAGGTCCGGATATGGAAAAAGTAAATTCATTTTTGGAAGAAAATCCGGAATTGATTTCTAAAATCCGACTCTTAGGAAAAGTGAATGACCTTTATAGAATCCTCAGACTCTCAGATGTATTTTTGCTTCCTTCTGAACAGGAAAGCTTCGGTCTGGCAGCGTTGGAAGCCATGGCCGCAAATACTCCGGTTATCAGTTCTAATGCAGGCGGAATCCCTGAGGTGAACATTCAGGGCGAAACCGGATTTTTAGCAGAAATCGGTAACGTAGAGGCCATGAGCAACTACACTATCAAGCTTCTCAGCAACGAAGAATTATTAGCTCAGATGAAAATAAATGCAAAAGAGCAAGCCATAAAATTTGATCTTACCAACATTCTTCCTATTTATGAGGAAATGTACAAAACTACGCTAGCGAATTTTAAAAAGGATACCGCTAAAGTTTAA
- a CDS encoding DUF4292 domain-containing protein has translation MKKWGSLLLITMVLLSCKTKKNAMKNTSENDSIKVETSDNNDPIEAGKNIQDRLTFYENIYIHPKFDQIKINSKITADNIRVSPLDATIYIESDKKIWSNINFLFFNAARAIITPEGIKAVDKYNKNFIDSDFEYLNNLLNINLVDYKTLEKILIGRTFLSVSNRNSNITKNAEGYQLSSIANQKIVTNGVEREYKIDMRYSNDYDLIYVKLQDVKSDDAVEIVYDGWEAFENNLRLPQNVKIIIKGSKTSQILLENTKFGFNKMETPYSVPANYKKIEIK, from the coding sequence ATGAAAAAGTGGGGCTCTTTATTGCTGATTACAATGGTTTTGCTGTCGTGTAAAACCAAAAAAAATGCGATGAAAAATACTTCTGAAAACGATAGCATTAAAGTAGAAACATCCGACAATAATGATCCTATCGAAGCGGGAAAAAACATTCAGGACAGGTTGACTTTTTATGAAAACATCTACATTCACCCAAAATTTGATCAAATAAAAATCAACAGTAAGATTACGGCAGACAATATAAGAGTAAGCCCATTAGACGCAACAATTTATATCGAAAGCGACAAAAAGATCTGGTCAAACATCAATTTTCTTTTTTTTAATGCAGCGAGAGCGATTATTACACCAGAGGGAATAAAAGCTGTTGACAAATACAACAAAAATTTTATAGATTCAGATTTCGAATACTTAAATAATCTGCTCAATATCAATCTGGTCGATTACAAAACTCTGGAAAAGATTCTCATTGGGAGAACTTTTTTATCGGTAAGTAACAGAAATTCAAATATTACTAAAAATGCAGAAGGATATCAGCTTTCATCGATCGCCAACCAAAAAATTGTAACAAATGGTGTGGAAAGAGAGTATAAAATCGATATGCGATATTCTAATGATTATGATTTAATTTATGTTAAATTGCAGGATGTAAAATCCGATGACGCAGTAGAAATCGTATATGATGGATGGGAGGCTTTTGAAAATAATCTCAGATTACCTCAAAATGTTAAAATAATTATAAAAGGTTCAAAAACAAGTCAGATTTTACTGGAAAACACGAAATTTGGCTTCAACAAAATGGAAACACCGTATTCAGTTCCAGCCAATTATAAGAAAATTGAGATTAAATGA
- a CDS encoding PspC family transcriptional regulator: MFDNLRHKMEREWFGVLTRMGAKFGIPVSKLRVFFIYSTFATAGFFFLIYLGLAFTLWVKDIFITRRPSVFDL; encoded by the coding sequence ATGTTTGATAATCTGCGTCATAAAATGGAAAGAGAATGGTTTGGTGTACTCACAAGAATGGGTGCCAAATTCGGGATTCCTGTTTCTAAACTTCGTGTTTTTTTTATCTATTCTACCTTTGCAACAGCCGGGTTTTTCTTTTTAATCTATCTCGGGCTGGCTTTTACATTGTGGGTAAAGGACATTTTCATTACCAGAAGACCCAGCGTTTTTGATCTTTAA
- a CDS encoding GNAT family N-acetyltransferase — translation MEFLQITSPDDYRVQKIYNSYVSSFPEDERRDWHKFLRLFDHPQVKVISVLNDSENIGYLIIWQLSSFLFVEHFEVFSEFRNQKLGSHITDYLFKNYPKIILEIEPQHLDENSQRRFFFYQRNDFHLIDEMYIQPSYGEGKKPLPLWLLSNYHPENILHVKDEIYDVVYH, via the coding sequence ATGGAATTTCTACAGATCACTTCGCCGGACGACTACCGCGTTCAGAAAATTTACAACTCTTATGTATCAAGTTTTCCTGAAGACGAAAGACGAGACTGGCACAAATTTTTGCGCCTTTTTGATCATCCGCAAGTTAAAGTAATTTCTGTTCTAAATGATTCTGAAAATATTGGTTATTTGATTATCTGGCAATTGAGTTCGTTTCTGTTTGTAGAACATTTCGAAGTTTTTTCTGAATTTAGAAACCAAAAATTAGGTTCACATATCACAGATTATCTGTTTAAAAATTATCCAAAAATTATTTTAGAAATCGAACCTCAACATCTTGACGAAAATTCTCAGCGACGTTTCTTTTTTTATCAGAGAAATGATTTTCATTTGATTGATGAAATGTATATTCAGCCAAGTTACGGTGAAGGCAAAAAGCCGCTACCACTTTGGCTTTTATCAAATTATCATCCTGAAAATATTCTACATGTGAAAGATGAAATTTACGATGTGGTTTATCACTAA
- a CDS encoding peptidoglycan DD-metalloendopeptidase family protein, protein MIKKFSFLIGILLFSLHFGQKKEQLQQQNAELKKQIAKINADLAKTRNESKLSVSYLTSVNQKLALREKVYNNTQKEKRFIEDEIYLRQLEINRQNRELAVLRKNYAQVLVNAYKNKGVQNKVTFILSSKGFGEALRRVQYLKQYSDYQDKKAAEITNAAVELKNSVEKKRRSANEKENLLVNQQKDLTTINAEKAQKEQLVNEFKKNENKLAGELKQKQTQSKALEGQIRSIIAEEIRKAKAEEESRTKAEAEKIRLAKIAADREKARIDAENKARAEALEKERKIAEAEAKKAAEFAAKRAEDERKRNEEAARSEANSRDEARKVAAKKASDEAALRSREAASKLAAAKAAEVALEKKSTEDKKAAETKAMTNYGVSTAAGNNFSANKGKLSMPAYGTITHRFGRQPHPVFKNIVEENNGIKISVAKGTSAKAIFPGTVSSVMPASDGTKTVLIKHGDYFTIYSNLSNNTVSKGQQVSAGTSVGTVAQDFDGTFTLDFQIWRGDTPVDPLGWVSY, encoded by the coding sequence ATGATTAAAAAATTTAGCTTTTTAATAGGTATCTTACTGTTCTCGTTGCACTTCGGGCAAAAAAAAGAACAGTTGCAACAACAAAATGCCGAACTTAAAAAACAAATTGCAAAAATAAATGCTGATTTAGCAAAAACCAGAAACGAATCAAAATTATCGGTTTCTTACCTTACAAGTGTGAACCAAAAACTGGCTCTTCGAGAAAAGGTTTATAACAATACACAAAAGGAAAAAAGATTTATTGAAGATGAAATTTATCTTCGTCAGCTAGAAATTAATCGACAGAACCGCGAGCTGGCAGTTTTAAGAAAAAATTATGCCCAGGTTTTAGTTAATGCTTACAAAAATAAAGGTGTTCAGAATAAAGTTACATTTATTCTTTCATCAAAGGGTTTCGGAGAAGCGCTTAGAAGAGTACAATATTTAAAGCAATATTCTGATTATCAGGATAAAAAAGCAGCAGAAATTACCAATGCAGCAGTAGAATTAAAAAATTCTGTTGAGAAAAAGAGACGTTCTGCTAACGAAAAAGAAAATCTGCTGGTAAATCAGCAAAAAGATTTAACAACCATAAATGCTGAAAAGGCTCAGAAAGAGCAGTTAGTCAACGAATTTAAGAAGAACGAGAATAAACTTGCGGGCGAACTAAAACAGAAGCAAACGCAATCTAAAGCATTGGAGGGACAGATACGATCAATCATTGCAGAAGAAATAAGAAAAGCCAAAGCAGAAGAAGAATCACGCACAAAAGCTGAGGCTGAGAAAATTCGTCTTGCTAAAATTGCGGCAGACAGGGAAAAAGCAAGAATTGATGCAGAAAATAAAGCGAGAGCCGAAGCATTAGAAAAGGAAAGAAAAATTGCTGAAGCTGAGGCAAAAAAAGCAGCAGAGTTTGCAGCAAAAAGAGCCGAAGACGAGAGAAAAAGAAACGAGGAAGCTGCAAGAAGTGAAGCAAACTCAAGGGATGAAGCCAGAAAAGTTGCTGCAAAAAAAGCATCTGACGAAGCTGCTCTGAGATCCAGAGAAGCTGCAAGTAAGTTGGCTGCTGCTAAAGCTGCCGAAGTAGCTCTGGAGAAAAAATCTACTGAAGATAAAAAAGCAGCAGAAACAAAGGCAATGACTAATTATGGTGTGTCGACAGCGGCAGGAAATAATTTTTCAGCAAATAAAGGGAAATTGTCGATGCCGGCTTACGGGACAATTACTCACAGATTTGGAAGACAGCCTCACCCTGTATTCAAAAATATTGTAGAAGAAAACAACGGAATAAAAATTTCCGTAGCAAAAGGGACCAGCGCAAAAGCAATTTTCCCGGGAACAGTTTCTTCAGTGATGCCTGCATCTGACGGAACGAAAACAGTTTTGATAAAACATGGCGATTATTTCACCATCTATTCAAACTTAAGTAATAATACAGTATCGAAAGGTCAGCAGGTCTCTGCGGGAACATCTGTAGGTACTGTAGCTCAAGATTTTGACGGTACTTTCACCTTAGATTTCCAAATTTGGAGAGGCGATACACCGGTTGACCCGTTAGGTTGGGTTTCATATTAA
- the ribA gene encoding GTP cyclohydrolase II — protein sequence MIKIQAEANVPTEHGNFRMIAFSEESTDWMPHMAIVAENTDFSKPVNVRFHSECITGEVFHSQKCECGQQLDAAMKYMQENGGIIVYLRQEGRNIGIINKLKAYSLQEKGFDTVAANLELGLPADDRNFAVAIEILNILEVKNINLLTNNPEKVKFVNESNVNLNSRIPLQIPATDSSRGYLKTKKDYFGHLLDEQD from the coding sequence ATGATAAAAATTCAGGCGGAAGCAAATGTTCCTACAGAACACGGCAATTTCCGAATGATAGCTTTCTCCGAAGAATCTACCGACTGGATGCCTCATATGGCGATCGTTGCAGAAAATACAGATTTTTCTAAACCTGTCAATGTGCGTTTTCATTCAGAATGTATCACCGGTGAAGTTTTTCATTCTCAGAAATGTGAGTGTGGGCAACAACTTGATGCAGCAATGAAATATATGCAGGAAAACGGCGGAATTATTGTCTATCTCCGACAGGAAGGCAGAAATATAGGGATCATAAATAAATTAAAGGCTTATTCTCTTCAGGAAAAAGGTTTTGATACCGTTGCAGCCAATTTAGAATTAGGCTTGCCTGCTGATGACAGAAATTTTGCAGTCGCTATCGAAATTCTCAATATTTTAGAAGTTAAAAATATTAATTTATTGACCAACAACCCTGAAAAGGTGAAGTTTGTAAATGAAAGTAATGTCAATTTAAATTCAAGAATACCTCTACAAATACCGGCAACCGATTCTAGCCGAGGATATCTCAAAACAAAAAAAGATTATTTTGGGCATTTATTGGATGAACAGGATTAA
- a CDS encoding DUF4254 domain-containing protein codes for MNFTETAWQVFNKSIEDYHVLDNVDTPINNAFPADSLERILYAKNWIDTVQWHFEDIIRDENIDPTEALKLKRRIDASNQQRTDLVEYIDSWFLQKYKDITPKNDAKINTETPAWAVDRLSILALKVYHMSMEAHRESASEEHRLNCQKKLDVLLDQKKDLSTSIDQLLTDIENGDVKMKVYKQMKMYNDESLNPILYQKDQK; via the coding sequence ATGAATTTTACCGAAACAGCTTGGCAAGTCTTCAATAAATCTATTGAGGACTACCATGTTTTAGACAACGTTGATACCCCGATAAATAATGCCTTCCCGGCTGATAGTTTGGAACGGATTTTGTATGCTAAAAACTGGATTGATACCGTTCAGTGGCATTTTGAAGATATTATCAGGGATGAAAATATAGATCCTACCGAAGCTCTTAAGCTTAAAAGAAGAATAGACGCTTCAAACCAGCAAAGGACAGATCTGGTGGAATATATAGACAGTTGGTTTTTACAAAAATACAAAGACATTACCCCGAAAAATGATGCGAAAATAAATACTGAAACTCCCGCTTGGGCAGTTGACAGATTATCTATTCTTGCCTTAAAGGTTTATCACATGTCGATGGAAGCGCATAGAGAATCTGCATCAGAAGAACATCGTCTGAATTGCCAGAAAAAGCTAGACGTGCTGCTTGATCAGAAAAAAGATTTGTCTACTTCTATAGATCAATTGCTTACTGATATTGAAAACGGTGATGTTAAGATGAAGGTGTACAAACAGATGAAGATGTACAATGATGAAAGTCTTAACCCAATCCTTTATCAAAAGGACCAAAAATGA